A genomic window from Equus asinus isolate D_3611 breed Donkey chromosome 25, EquAss-T2T_v2, whole genome shotgun sequence includes:
- the KPLCE gene encoding protein KPLCE: MCDQQKQLQFPPSCVKGLGLGAVQSTKSTSEKCPAPGPTQTYVKCPAPGPMQTYVKCPAPGPMQTYVKCPAPCATQAYVKCLAPGPTQTYVKCPAPGPTQTYVKCPAPGPTQTYVKCQAPCTTQTYVKCPAPGPTQTYVKCATPCQTYVKCPAPCQTTHVKCPTPCQTYVKCPAPCQTTYVKCPAPCQTQVCYVQRPSPCQTYYVQAPANGSAGQCCVPDPCSAPCSTSYCSLAPRTFGVSPLRRWIQRPQDCNSGSSGCCEDSGCCGSGGCDSGCCCLGIIPMRSCGPACCDSEDDCCC; encoded by the coding sequence ATGTGTGACCAGCAGAAGCAGCTGCAGTTCCCTCCATCATGTGTGAAAGGTTTGGGATTGGGGGCTGTGCAAAGTACCAAATCTACCTCTGAGAAATGCCCAGCTCCAGGCCCGACGCAAACCTACGTGAAATGCCCAGCTCCAGGCCCAATGCAAACCTACGTGAAATGCCCAGCTCCAGGCCCAATGCAAACCTACGTGAAATGCCCAGCTCCATGCGCAACTCAAGCCTACGTGAAATGCCTAGCTCCAGGCCCAACGCAAACCTATGTGAAATGCCCAGCTCCAGGCCCAACGCAAACCTATGTGAAATGCCCAGCTCCAGGCCCAACGCAAACCTATGTGAAATGCCAAGCTCCATGCACGACTCAAACCTATGTGAAATGCCCAGCTCCAGGCCCAACGCAAACCTATGTGAAATGTGCAACTCCTTGTCAGACGTATGTCAAGTGCCCAGCTCCGTGCCAGACAACCCACGTGAAATGCCCAACTCCCTGTCAGACGTATGTGAAGTGCCCTGCTCCCTGCCAGACAACTTATGTAAAATGTCCAGCCCCCTGCCAGACCCAGGTGTGCTATGTCCAGCGCCCTTCTCCTTGTCAGACCTACTACGTTCAGGCTCCTGCAAATGGCTCGGCTGGGCAGTGCTGTGTCCCTGATCCATGCTCTGCTCCCTGTTCTACTAGCTATTGCTCCCTGGCGCCCCGGACCTTCGGGGTGAGTCCTCTTAGACGCTGGATCCAGCGGCCCCAGGACTGCAACTCAGGCTCAtctggctgctgtgaggattccGGGTGCTGTGGCTCCGGGGGCTGCGACTCGGGGTGCTGCTGTTTGGGAATTATTCCCATGAGGTCCTGTGGTCCTGCATGCTGTGATTCCGAGGACGACTGCTGCTGTTAA
- the LOC106846218 gene encoding late cornified envelope protein 2A-like, with the protein MFCQQSQQQCQPPPKCPTPKCPPKCPPQCPAPCLPPVSSCCGPSSGGCCSSGGGGCCSSGGGGCCLSHHRRRRSHRRRQQSSDCCNSGSGQQSGGSSCCHESGDSGCCSGGCC; encoded by the coding sequence ATGTTCTGCCAGCAGAGCCAGCAGCAGTGCCAGCCTCCTCCCAAGTGTCCCACACCTAAATGTCCCCCCAAGTGCCCACCCCAGTGCCCAGCCCCATGTCTACCTCCAGTCTCTTCCTGCTGTGGCCCCAGCTCTGGGGGCTGCTGTAgctctgggggagggggctgctgcaGCTCTGGGGGTGGTGGCTGCTGCCTGAGCCACCACAGACGTCGAAGATCCCACCGCCGCAGACAGCAAAGCTCTGACTGCTGTAACAGTGGCAGTGGTCAGCAGTCTGGGGGCTCCAGCTGTTGTCATGAGTCGGGGGATTCTGGCTGCTGCTCTGGGGGCTGCTGCTGA